A single genomic interval of Dyella sp. GSA-30 harbors:
- a CDS encoding oligopeptide:H+ symporter, producing MNNASQAVAPGVPDFPDTLGHPRPLWMLFMTEFWERFAIYSVSWALALYIVAQFYHGDPSGQAWASKIYGAYTALVYATGIFGGYIADKVIGYQRSILLGAVVMAIGLFTVMLPSRDAMLYGLSMVIVGDGLFKPNISSMVGQLYRPDDERRDRGFTLFYMGINAGAFAAPLVTGWMASYFTSTPLVENYRIVFGAAGAGMVLSFLWFWFGRRGLRGVGRPPQGAEGKQRVLWVIGGMALSVPIIYFVLAQIGAIGLQWLLGLLFIGVAVMLLGEAARQGRVQVQRVVAMLIIFAFNLLFWMFYFQLGTSFNFLAETMVDRKMFGGWSFPVGWFQSISPLAIIVLAPGVSIIWALLARRHKEPSIPRKFGLGLVFNGLGFLVLVYALARLIDPQGLIPFWPLAACYVLQTVGELCLSPIGLSMVTKLAPPKLVGLAMGGWFLSLAVGGNLSGLLAGHISGATGMTAASALDGFTFSFWLLAGAGVLLLLISPLINRLMHGVK from the coding sequence ATGAACAACGCCAGTCAAGCCGTGGCACCGGGCGTGCCCGATTTTCCTGATACCCTCGGCCATCCGCGTCCCTTGTGGATGCTGTTCATGACCGAGTTCTGGGAGCGTTTCGCGATCTACAGCGTGAGCTGGGCGCTGGCGCTGTACATCGTGGCGCAGTTCTACCACGGCGATCCGTCCGGGCAGGCGTGGGCGAGCAAGATCTATGGCGCGTACACCGCGTTGGTCTATGCGACCGGTATTTTTGGCGGCTATATCGCCGACAAGGTGATCGGTTACCAGCGATCGATCCTGCTAGGCGCCGTGGTGATGGCGATTGGCTTGTTCACCGTCATGCTGCCCTCGCGTGACGCGATGCTTTACGGCTTGTCCATGGTCATCGTGGGCGACGGGCTGTTCAAACCGAATATCTCCTCGATGGTCGGGCAGCTCTATCGTCCCGACGATGAAAGGCGGGATCGCGGTTTTACGCTGTTCTATATGGGAATCAACGCGGGCGCGTTTGCCGCGCCGCTGGTCACCGGCTGGATGGCCAGTTATTTCACCAGTACGCCGCTGGTGGAGAATTATCGGATCGTGTTCGGTGCCGCGGGCGCCGGCATGGTGTTGAGCTTTCTGTGGTTCTGGTTCGGTCGGCGCGGTTTGCGCGGCGTCGGCCGGCCGCCACAGGGTGCCGAGGGCAAGCAGCGCGTGCTTTGGGTGATCGGTGGCATGGCGCTGTCCGTGCCAATCATCTACTTCGTGCTGGCGCAGATCGGTGCGATCGGCTTGCAGTGGCTGCTCGGCCTGCTGTTTATCGGCGTGGCGGTGATGCTGCTGGGCGAGGCCGCGCGGCAGGGCCGCGTGCAGGTGCAGCGGGTGGTGGCGATGCTGATCATCTTCGCCTTCAACCTGCTGTTCTGGATGTTCTACTTCCAGCTTGGCACGTCGTTCAACTTCCTGGCCGAAACGATGGTCGATCGCAAGATGTTCGGCGGTTGGTCGTTCCCGGTCGGCTGGTTCCAGTCGATCAGTCCGCTGGCGATCATTGTGTTGGCACCGGGCGTGAGCATCATCTGGGCCTTGCTGGCGCGCCGGCACAAGGAGCCTTCGATCCCGCGCAAGTTCGGCCTGGGCCTGGTCTTCAACGGCCTGGGGTTCCTGGTGCTGGTGTACGCGCTGGCGCGACTGATCGATCCGCAGGGACTGATTCCGTTCTGGCCGTTGGCCGCCTGCTATGTGCTGCAGACCGTCGGTGAGCTGTGCCTGTCGCCGATCGGCCTATCGATGGTGACCAAGCTGGCGCCACCCAAACTGGTGGGCCTGGCAATGGGCGGCTGGTTTCTGTCGCTGGCTGTCGGCGGCAATCTATCGGGCCTGCTGGCTGGCCATATCAGTGGCGCGACCGGCATGACTGCCGCTTCCGCGCTGGATGGTTTCACCTTCAGCTTCTGGTTGCTGGCCGGTGCGGGCGTGCTTTTGTTGCTGATCTCGCCGTTGATCAATCGGTTGATGCATGGGGTGAAGTAA
- a CDS encoding oligopeptide:H+ symporter translates to MTETTSSAATTPDFPKTLGHPRPLWMLFMTEFWERFAFYGIRWALVLYIVAQFHGGDATGEQPASRTYGAYLALVYAAAIFGGYVADRVLGYQRSILVGAAVMALGLFMIAVPNQQIFEIGLATIIAGNGLFKPNISTMVGKLYGITDERRDSGFTIFYMGINLGALIAPVLTEYLAKAVFGSNAMPSYKYVFIASGVGMLISLCWFWVGRRGLKSVGVAPPGSESVMRVVYVLLGAAAAVPVMYFLLASGAGFLQWVLSALFIVLSLLLLVEGIREGKVQRDRVIAMLIIFAFNVLFWMFFEQAGSSFTFLADKIVNRQLGDFNFPTAWFQSVNSLAIITIAPILAVIWVRMGRSNPSIPRKFGLGLIFNGLAFALLMLALSDMVDANGKIPFWTLFMVYVIQSVGELCLSPIGLSMVTKLAPLRLVGFGMGGWFLSTGIGNNLSGIFAGHVSGETGMTTQSALSGYTFGFWSLMGAGVLLFLIAPLINKLMHGVK, encoded by the coding sequence ATGACCGAAACCACTTCCAGCGCAGCCACGACGCCCGATTTTCCCAAGACACTGGGGCACCCGCGTCCGCTGTGGATGCTGTTCATGACCGAGTTCTGGGAGCGCTTCGCGTTCTACGGCATTCGCTGGGCGCTGGTGCTGTACATCGTGGCGCAGTTCCACGGTGGCGATGCGACCGGTGAACAGCCGGCCAGCCGAACTTACGGCGCCTACCTCGCGCTGGTCTATGCGGCAGCGATCTTCGGTGGCTATGTGGCCGATCGGGTGCTGGGTTATCAGCGCTCGATCCTGGTCGGTGCGGCGGTGATGGCGCTAGGCCTGTTCATGATCGCGGTGCCCAATCAGCAGATATTCGAGATCGGGCTGGCCACGATCATCGCCGGCAATGGCCTGTTCAAGCCCAACATCTCCACCATGGTCGGCAAGCTCTATGGCATCACCGACGAGCGGCGCGACAGTGGCTTCACCATTTTCTACATGGGCATCAATCTCGGCGCGCTGATCGCGCCGGTGCTGACCGAGTATCTCGCCAAGGCAGTGTTCGGCAGCAACGCGATGCCGAGCTACAAGTACGTATTCATCGCATCGGGTGTGGGCATGCTGATCAGCCTGTGCTGGTTCTGGGTGGGCCGGCGCGGGCTCAAGTCGGTCGGCGTGGCGCCTCCCGGCAGCGAGAGCGTGATGCGCGTGGTGTACGTATTGCTGGGCGCGGCCGCTGCGGTGCCGGTGATGTATTTCCTGCTGGCTTCCGGCGCGGGCTTTCTGCAGTGGGTACTGAGTGCGCTCTTTATCGTGCTGTCATTGTTGCTGCTGGTCGAAGGCATTCGCGAAGGCAAGGTGCAGCGCGATCGGGTTATCGCGATGCTGATCATCTTCGCCTTCAACGTGTTGTTCTGGATGTTCTTCGAGCAGGCCGGCAGCTCATTCACCTTCCTCGCCGACAAGATCGTCAATCGTCAGTTGGGCGACTTCAATTTCCCCACGGCCTGGTTCCAGTCGGTCAATTCGCTGGCGATCATCACCATCGCGCCGATCCTGGCCGTGATATGGGTGCGCATGGGCCGCAGCAATCCTTCGATTCCGCGCAAGTTCGGTCTGGGCCTGATCTTCAACGGGCTGGCCTTCGCGTTGCTGATGCTCGCGTTGTCGGACATGGTCGACGCGAACGGCAAGATCCCGTTCTGGACGCTCTTCATGGTCTATGTGATCCAGTCGGTGGGCGAGCTGTGCCTTTCGCCGATCGGCCTGTCGATGGTGACCAAACTGGCCCCGCTGCGCCTGGTCGGCTTCGGCATGGGTGGCTGGTTCCTTTCCACCGGCATCGGCAACAACCTGTCGGGCATCTTCGCCGGACATGTTTCGGGCGAAACGGGCATGACCACGCAGTCGGCCCTGAGCGGGTACACGTTTGGTTTCTGGTCACTGATGGGGGCTGGCGTGCTGCTTTTCCTGATCGCGCCTCTGATCAACAAGCTGATGCACGGCGTGAAATAG
- a CDS encoding carbonic anhydrase, with protein MQDLVDGVKRFQRDAFPERSALFRRLAAGQNPQALFIACSDSRVVPELITQCEPGELFVVRNAGNIVPPYGPEPGGVSASIEYAVVALGVSDVVICGHSDCGAMKAIATDADLTAMPAVRRWLRYADTAKAINSAHAHTSECAAIHAMVHDNVVAQLVNIRTHPCVALALEQGRLSLHGWVYDIESGVVEAYDGQSRRFVSLSDQPSACATE; from the coding sequence ATGCAAGACCTCGTCGATGGCGTAAAGCGGTTTCAGCGCGATGCATTTCCGGAGCGCTCGGCGCTATTCCGGCGCCTGGCTGCCGGCCAGAACCCGCAAGCGCTCTTTATCGCCTGCTCCGACAGCCGCGTGGTACCGGAGCTGATCACCCAATGCGAGCCGGGTGAACTGTTCGTCGTGCGCAACGCGGGAAATATCGTGCCGCCCTATGGACCCGAACCTGGTGGCGTATCGGCATCGATCGAATATGCCGTGGTCGCGCTCGGCGTCAGCGATGTGGTGATCTGCGGCCATTCCGATTGCGGCGCCATGAAGGCGATCGCCACCGATGCCGACCTGACCGCCATGCCCGCCGTGCGGCGATGGCTGCGTTATGCCGACACGGCCAAGGCGATCAACAGCGCTCACGCACATACCTCAGAGTGCGCGGCCATCCATGCGATGGTGCATGACAACGTCGTCGCTCAGCTCGTGAATATCCGCACGCATCCCTGCGTTGCGCTGGCGCTGGAACAGGGGCGGCTCAGCCTGCATGGCTGGGTGTATGACATCGAGAGCGGCGTGGTGGAAGCGTATGACGGGCAGAGCCGTCGCTTTGTTTCGTTGTCGGATCAGCCGTCGGCTTGTGCTACCGAGTAG
- a CDS encoding dihydrolipoamide acetyltransferase family protein, whose product MADIKTFYLPDLGEGLPDATVVEWHVKVGDTIKLDAPLVSMETAKAVVDVPSPYTGKVTKLHGAAGDIIETGAALAEFEPDPNAKQRAEAESTGHHHGPKKSVGSAAPDNSAKVVASDEGGEIAQSKGDREDEGTVVGAMVSGNHVHVEQLSSVGGVKAVPAVRALAKKLKVDLSRVRPTGDGGVVTMKDVKDAAANGSAPLGAAPARAVHEDAGRHLAPRLPEPEPARGPTSLAGKPVRTSSPSVHASGQPEQLKGVRRNMARVMADAHAQVVPTTLVDDADLHAWIGKQDITARLIRAIVTACKSVPALNAWFDGKNLTRTLHPHVDIGIAVDTEEGLFVPALRNADVLDGAGVRAAIKRLRTQVEDRSIPASELSGYTISLSNFGMFAGRYATPVVVPPCVAIVGAGKLSHDVVAVMGGIEVHRRMPISLTFDHRAATGGEAARFLKALLDDLAQPN is encoded by the coding sequence ATGGCCGACATCAAAACCTTCTACCTCCCCGACCTCGGCGAAGGCCTTCCCGACGCAACCGTCGTCGAGTGGCACGTCAAGGTAGGCGACACCATCAAGCTCGACGCCCCGCTGGTGTCGATGGAAACGGCCAAGGCCGTGGTCGATGTGCCCTCGCCCTATACCGGCAAGGTCACCAAGCTGCACGGCGCCGCCGGCGACATCATCGAGACCGGTGCCGCACTGGCCGAGTTCGAGCCTGACCCTAACGCCAAGCAGCGTGCCGAAGCCGAGTCCACCGGCCATCATCACGGCCCGAAGAAGAGCGTCGGCAGTGCGGCGCCAGACAACAGCGCCAAGGTCGTCGCTTCCGATGAAGGTGGCGAGATTGCCCAGTCCAAGGGCGATCGCGAAGACGAAGGCACCGTGGTCGGCGCGATGGTCAGCGGCAATCATGTGCACGTCGAGCAGCTCAGCTCGGTCGGCGGCGTGAAGGCCGTGCCGGCCGTGCGCGCGCTGGCCAAGAAGCTCAAGGTCGACCTTAGCCGCGTACGCCCCACCGGCGACGGCGGCGTGGTCACCATGAAGGACGTCAAGGACGCTGCTGCCAACGGTTCGGCTCCGCTGGGCGCCGCACCTGCACGCGCCGTGCACGAAGACGCCGGCCGCCACCTGGCTCCGCGCCTGCCCGAGCCGGAACCGGCACGTGGCCCGACCTCGCTCGCAGGCAAGCCGGTACGCACCTCTTCGCCGAGCGTGCACGCCAGCGGCCAGCCGGAGCAGCTCAAGGGCGTCCGCCGCAACATGGCCCGCGTGATGGCCGATGCACATGCCCAGGTCGTGCCGACCACCCTGGTCGATGACGCCGACCTGCACGCCTGGATCGGCAAGCAGGACATCACCGCCCGCCTGATCCGCGCCATCGTCACCGCCTGCAAGAGCGTGCCGGCGCTGAACGCGTGGTTCGACGGCAAGAACCTCACCCGCACGCTGCATCCGCACGTGGACATCGGCATCGCCGTGGACACCGAGGAAGGTCTGTTCGTGCCGGCGCTGCGCAATGCCGACGTACTCGACGGTGCCGGCGTTCGCGCCGCCATCAAGCGTCTGCGCACGCAGGTCGAAGACCGTTCGATCCCGGCCTCGGAACTATCCGGCTACACCATCAGCCTGTCCAACTTCGGCATGTTCGCCGGCCGCTACGCGACGCCGGTCGTGGTGCCGCCGTGCGTGGCGATCGTGGGTGCGGGCAAGCTCAGCCACGATGTGGTGGCTGTGATGGGCGGTATCGAAGTGCATCGCCGCATGCCGATCTCGCTTACCTTCGACCATCGCGCCGCCACCGGCGGCGAAGCCGCGCGCTTCCTGAAGGCGCTGCTGGACGATCTGGCGCAGCCGAACTAA
- a CDS encoding alpha/beta fold hydrolase, with the protein MLFINPGGPGIPAGFYTASLVADWEWEGSSSPEKRRISEQFDLIGMTPRGIKGSDDSTALLCQSDEWLQPYDNITDNRSPANILALNEHAQVSARGCQSNPLAPYITSEQTAHDMDLVRQLLGEEKISYWGVSYGTELGAWYGGMFPQHVDRMILDSNVDWTRDLYENALPKASSRQEIFERFVVDKILSAPENYSLGATGDEIQQRFIALDSRFREIVRKSTGSPEAMMAAAFFQEQFRQQPRLQLEQLLDTIRTHDFSADQMVDQEARTLARLFAPGLFTPPEQPSRLDMNNASSVLWTVQCQNTSPIPSPSEWAQWGTAFAHQFPVGGSDETYPLCAYWRQLSPPRPPIERLSQIENLVLIQAEFDAFTPRQGAMRAFSQVPSASMIYARGLVAHGFAYNLVSSCVNRAAGAFMAEGVKPSRLLECVDATGFAPTLMESMEADRANRRGSF; encoded by the coding sequence GTGCTGTTCATCAATCCCGGCGGCCCGGGCATTCCCGCAGGATTTTATACGGCGTCATTGGTCGCCGATTGGGAGTGGGAAGGCAGCAGCTCGCCGGAAAAGCGTCGTATCAGCGAACAATTCGACCTTATCGGCATGACGCCGCGCGGCATCAAGGGGAGTGACGACAGTACGGCCCTGCTTTGCCAATCGGATGAATGGTTGCAGCCCTACGACAACATCACCGACAACCGCAGCCCGGCGAACATCCTGGCGCTCAACGAACATGCACAGGTGTCGGCGCGCGGCTGCCAATCGAATCCCCTGGCGCCCTATATCACCAGCGAACAAACGGCCCATGACATGGATCTCGTCCGCCAGTTGCTCGGTGAGGAGAAGATCAGCTATTGGGGGGTGTCCTATGGCACCGAGCTTGGTGCCTGGTATGGCGGCATGTTTCCTCAACATGTCGACCGAATGATTCTCGACTCCAACGTCGACTGGACTCGAGATCTTTACGAGAACGCCTTGCCCAAAGCCTCCAGCCGCCAGGAAATCTTCGAGCGATTCGTCGTCGACAAGATCCTTTCCGCACCGGAAAACTACAGCTTGGGTGCGACCGGCGATGAGATACAGCAGCGCTTCATCGCTCTGGATAGCAGATTCAGGGAAATCGTGCGCAAGTCGACCGGCTCCCCGGAGGCGATGATGGCCGCGGCGTTTTTCCAGGAACAATTCAGGCAACAGCCTCGGCTGCAGCTTGAACAGCTATTGGACACTATCCGAACGCATGACTTCAGCGCCGATCAGATGGTGGATCAGGAGGCGCGGACACTTGCCCGACTCTTCGCCCCAGGCCTGTTCACACCTCCAGAACAACCCTCGCGACTGGACATGAACAACGCCAGCTCGGTTTTGTGGACCGTTCAATGTCAAAACACTTCTCCTATTCCCTCACCGTCCGAATGGGCGCAATGGGGAACCGCTTTCGCGCATCAATTCCCTGTCGGCGGAAGCGACGAGACCTATCCGCTATGCGCCTATTGGAGGCAACTCAGTCCTCCGCGTCCGCCCATCGAGCGCCTGTCGCAGATCGAGAACCTTGTACTGATCCAGGCCGAATTCGATGCTTTTACGCCGCGGCAAGGTGCGATGAGGGCGTTTTCCCAGGTGCCCAGCGCCAGCATGATCTATGCACGAGGACTGGTAGCCCACGGCTTCGCCTACAACCTGGTATCGAGCTGTGTCAATCGAGCCGCGGGCGCATTCATGGCCGAAGGGGTCAAACCTTCACGTCTACTCGAGTGCGTTGACGCGACAGGATTCGCGCCAACGCTGATGGAATCGATGGAGGCTGATCGGGCAAACCGACGCGGCTCGTTCTGA
- a CDS encoding MarR family transcriptional regulator, whose protein sequence is MPDTKTPDHAPLELERFLPYRLSILSNTISQGIADDYQKRYDLSVTEWRVMAVLARFDGLSAREVAERTAMDKVAVSRALARLVEAGRVNRETHNGDKRRSVLGLSEAGWKLHDEVAPMARAREREVLAKLDQEERVWLERILDKLLDLPR, encoded by the coding sequence GTGCCTGACACCAAGACGCCCGACCACGCCCCCCTGGAACTGGAACGGTTCCTGCCCTACCGCCTGTCGATCCTGTCCAACACGATCAGCCAGGGGATCGCCGACGACTACCAGAAGCGTTACGACCTCAGCGTGACGGAATGGCGTGTCATGGCCGTGCTTGCCCGTTTCGACGGTCTGTCGGCACGCGAGGTGGCTGAACGCACCGCCATGGACAAGGTGGCCGTCAGCCGCGCCCTCGCCCGCCTGGTCGAGGCCGGTCGGGTCAATCGGGAAACTCACAACGGCGACAAGCGCCGCTCGGTGCTGGGTTTGTCCGAGGCCGGCTGGAAGCTCCACGACGAAGTCGCGCCGATGGCCCGTGCGCGTGAGCGTGAAGTGCTGGCCAAGCTCGACCAGGAAGAACGCGTGTGGCTGGAGCGCATTCTCGACAAGCTGTTGGACCTGCCACGCTAG
- a CDS encoding alpha-ketoacid dehydrogenase subunit beta: MAQITLIEAVTQALAYEMAHDDSVVVLGEDVGVNGGVFRATQGLQEKFGELRVLDTPLDETTIAGVTVGLAAQGMKPVAEAQFEGFIYPMMEQIACHAARLRNRTRGRITVPAVWRAPWGGGIRAPEHHSEANEHLFTNIPGLRVVMPSSPARAYGLLLAAIRDPDPVMFFEPKRIYRQYKEEVPDDGEALPLDVCFVLRDGTDVTIVTWGAQVKEALEAADALAEEGISAEVIDVATLTPLDFDTIAESVQKTGRCVIVHEAPKTAGFGAEIAARLAEECMYDLLAPVERVTGFDTHIPLFRLEMKYLPSTERVVEAAKKALAAS; this comes from the coding sequence ATGGCACAAATCACTCTTATCGAAGCCGTCACCCAGGCACTTGCCTATGAAATGGCCCACGACGATTCCGTCGTGGTGCTGGGCGAAGACGTCGGCGTCAACGGCGGCGTGTTCCGCGCCACCCAGGGCCTGCAGGAAAAGTTCGGCGAATTGCGCGTACTCGACACGCCGCTGGACGAAACCACCATTGCCGGCGTCACCGTGGGTCTTGCCGCGCAAGGCATGAAGCCGGTCGCCGAAGCGCAGTTCGAAGGTTTCATCTATCCGATGATGGAGCAGATCGCCTGCCACGCCGCCCGCCTGCGCAACCGCACGCGCGGCCGCATCACCGTGCCGGCCGTGTGGCGCGCACCGTGGGGCGGCGGCATTCGCGCGCCGGAGCATCACTCCGAGGCGAACGAGCACCTGTTCACCAATATCCCGGGCCTGCGCGTGGTGATGCCCTCGTCGCCGGCACGTGCCTATGGCCTGCTGCTTGCCGCGATCCGCGATCCGGATCCGGTGATGTTCTTCGAGCCCAAGCGCATCTATCGCCAGTACAAGGAAGAAGTGCCGGACGACGGCGAAGCCTTGCCGCTGGACGTGTGCTTCGTGCTGCGCGACGGCACCGACGTCACCATCGTGACCTGGGGCGCGCAGGTCAAGGAAGCGCTTGAAGCCGCCGACGCACTGGCCGAGGAAGGCATCAGCGCTGAAGTGATCGACGTGGCCACGCTAACCCCGCTCGACTTCGACACCATCGCCGAATCGGTGCAGAAGACTGGCCGCTGCGTAATCGTGCACGAGGCGCCCAAGACCGCAGGCTTCGGTGCCGAGATCGCTGCGCGCCTGGCCGAGGAATGCATGTACGACCTGCTCGCGCCGGTCGAACGCGTCACCGGTTTCGACACGCACATCCCGCTGTTCCGCCTGGAGATGAAATATCTCCCGAGCACGGAGCGCGTGGTGGAAGCGGCGAAGAAAGCGCTGGCTGCTTCCTAA
- a CDS encoding tryptophan 2,3-dioxygenase family protein, whose translation MTTNQRDLEAGIELDLDGRLTYGGYLRLDVLLSAQRPLSDPPHHDETLFIVQHQVAELWMKLLIHELKAAITCLQRDELDTCLKILARVKQVQRQLFEQWAVLETLTPSEYLEFRDVLGPSSGFQSLQYRQIEFLLGNKNAQMLKVFAYDPVAEASLRDVLEAPSLYDEFLRYLARRGHDVPADLLSRDVTQPHQRDERLLPVFKHIYEHRTECWPEYHMCEQLVDMEESFQLWRFRHMKTVERIIGHRRGTGGSSGVSFLKKALDLEFFPELLDVRTVLGS comes from the coding sequence ATGACCACGAACCAACGCGATCTCGAAGCCGGTATCGAACTGGACCTGGATGGACGGCTCACCTATGGCGGCTACTTGCGCCTGGATGTGCTGCTTTCCGCGCAACGGCCCTTGAGCGATCCGCCGCATCACGACGAGACGCTGTTTATCGTGCAGCACCAGGTGGCCGAGCTGTGGATGAAACTGCTCATTCACGAACTCAAGGCGGCGATCACGTGCCTGCAGCGCGATGAGCTCGATACCTGTCTGAAGATCCTGGCGCGCGTGAAACAGGTGCAGCGCCAGTTGTTTGAGCAGTGGGCGGTGCTGGAGACGCTCACCCCGTCGGAATACCTGGAGTTTCGCGACGTGTTGGGCCCTTCGTCCGGTTTCCAGTCGCTGCAGTATCGGCAGATCGAATTTCTGCTCGGCAACAAGAATGCGCAGATGCTCAAGGTGTTTGCCTATGACCCGGTCGCCGAAGCGAGCTTGCGCGACGTACTTGAAGCGCCGAGCCTGTACGACGAATTCTTGCGATATCTCGCGCGCCGCGGCCACGACGTGCCGGCGGACTTGCTCAGCCGGGACGTGACGCAGCCGCATCAGCGCGACGAACGGCTGTTGCCGGTGTTCAAGCATATCTACGAGCATCGCACCGAGTGCTGGCCGGAATATCACATGTGCGAACAGCTGGTGGACATGGAGGAAAGTTTCCAGCTTTGGCGTTTCCGCCATATGAAAACCGTGGAGCGCATCATCGGCCATCGTCGCGGCACCGGGGGTTCGTCCGGCGTATCGTTCCTGAAGAAGGCCTTGGACCTGGAATTCTTCCCGGAGTTGCTCGACGTGCGTACGGTGCTTGGCAGCTAA
- the pdhA gene encoding pyruvate dehydrogenase (acetyl-transferring) E1 component subunit alpha, whose amino-acid sequence MSIAAKFEIEYLQYLDAEGKQVRDDLPEFAKDLNHMVELYKLMLSTRVFDAKSVALQRTGKLGTYASCLGHEAAHVGVGSAMKPEDVLAPSYREYGAQLYRGVQPREVYMYWGGDERGNDYQNEPARHDFAWSVPIATQCLHAAGSALAFKIRNEKRVAVCMIGDGGSSKGDFYGAINITGAQNLPMVAVIVNNQWAISVPRKIQSGAPTLAQKGIAAGLFSIQVDGNDIIAVRKAMEDALDRARNGEGGSVIEAVTYRLSDHTTADDARRYRGEQEVKDAWAKEPMVRLRNWLVAKGVWDDAKEEAWKAECDDWMDNEVNAYLETKTQPVTAMFDYTFAEVPADLAKQRDLVISLDKKAH is encoded by the coding sequence GTGTCCATCGCAGCCAAATTCGAAATCGAATACCTGCAATACCTCGACGCCGAGGGCAAGCAGGTCCGTGACGATCTGCCGGAGTTTGCCAAAGACCTCAACCATATGGTCGAGCTCTACAAGCTGATGCTGTCCACCCGCGTGTTCGATGCCAAGTCGGTCGCCTTGCAGCGTACCGGCAAGCTCGGCACCTACGCCTCGTGTCTGGGCCACGAAGCCGCGCATGTCGGCGTCGGCAGCGCCATGAAGCCCGAAGACGTGCTGGCGCCGAGCTATCGCGAGTACGGCGCCCAGCTGTATCGCGGCGTGCAGCCGCGCGAGGTCTATATGTACTGGGGCGGCGACGAGCGCGGCAACGACTACCAGAACGAGCCGGCTCGCCACGACTTTGCCTGGTCGGTGCCGATCGCGACGCAGTGCCTGCACGCCGCTGGTTCCGCGCTGGCGTTCAAGATCCGCAACGAGAAGCGCGTGGCCGTGTGCATGATCGGCGACGGCGGTTCGTCCAAGGGCGACTTCTATGGCGCCATCAATATCACCGGCGCGCAGAACCTGCCGATGGTGGCGGTGATTGTGAATAACCAGTGGGCGATCTCGGTGCCGCGCAAGATCCAGTCCGGCGCGCCGACGCTGGCACAGAAAGGTATCGCCGCAGGCCTGTTCTCGATCCAGGTCGACGGCAACGACATCATCGCGGTGCGCAAGGCGATGGAAGACGCGCTCGATCGCGCTCGCAACGGCGAAGGCGGCAGCGTGATCGAAGCGGTCACCTATCGCCTCTCCGACCATACCACTGCCGACGACGCCCGCCGCTACCGCGGCGAGCAGGAAGTGAAAGACGCCTGGGCGAAGGAGCCGATGGTGCGCCTGCGCAACTGGCTGGTCGCCAAGGGCGTGTGGGACGACGCGAAGGAAGAAGCGTGGAAGGCCGAGTGCGACGACTGGATGGATAACGAAGTCAACGCCTACCTGGAAACCAAGACCCAGCCGGTCACCGCGATGTTCGATTACACCTTTGCCGAAGTACCCGCCGATCTCGCCAAGCAGCGCGATCTGGTTATTTCGCTCGACAAGAAGGCCCACTGA